A stretch of Gallus gallus isolate bGalGal1 chromosome 2, bGalGal1.mat.broiler.GRCg7b, whole genome shotgun sequence DNA encodes these proteins:
- the LOC121109544 gene encoding uncharacterized protein LOC121109544 → MLYPVAWQLELLLCFVVGVVVLVVVGVVVLLCGWCCCLALRLELLVRLCASSGPRSAVFVAVNGLATGLLPATWLFWKSKPPTASWNLLHCLPLLVIYYSACLFLETATLPGSCNLLLSLPLFRNLLHCLLPFRTILCCLPLSWTILCCLPLFRHLLLHLPLPAIYYTACLPLETPPQPASSLEHAMPPVSALQYPTPPVSAFQYAIPAAAAFQYPMPPFSSLKYSTSPTSALENTTPPLPYMEYAVPPAICTENTMLPATSVVYPMLPAPASEHPASPATSTEDPTAPATAMDCTKPPASCMDHTTPPGSSVEYTMPPASCGNIPWHLDLFRIYKAAWLSLGHTTLPGSLWNLPRHLAHVGICHAGWHSLECTTAPGCLWHIPCYLPLFGIHCAAWLSLDESVLPGSLWTRVCHLALTET, encoded by the exons ATGCTGTATCCAGTTGCCTGGCAATTGgagcttttgctttgttttgtggttGGAGTTGTTGTGTTGGTTGTGGTTGGAGTAGTTGTGTTGCTTTGCGGTTGGTGCTGTTGCCTTGCTTTGCGGTTGGAGCTGCTGGTTAGACTTTGTGCCAGTTCTGGGCCTCGATCAGCAGTATTTGTGGCTGTAAATGGGCTAGCGACTG ggctgctgcctgccacCTGGCTCTTCTGGAAATCTAAGCCCCCTACCGCTTCTTGGAACCTGCTACACTGCCTTCCTCTTCTTGTCATCTACTACTCTGCCTGCCTCTTCCTGGAAACTGCTACACTGCCTGGCTCTTGCAATCTACTActctctctgcctctttttcGGAATCTactgcactgcctgcttcctttTCGGACTATACTGTGCTGTCTGCCTCTTTCTTGGACTATTCTATGCTGCCTGCCTCTCTTTCGGCATCTACTACTCCACCTGCCTCTTCCTGCAATCTACTACACTGCCTGCCTCCCTTTGGAAACTCCTCCTCAGCCTGCTTCTTCTTTGGAACACGCTATGCCACCTGTGTCTGCTCTGCAATATCCTACGCCGCCTGTGTCTGCTTTTCAATATGCTATACCAGCTGCGGCTGCTTTTCAATATCCTATGCCAcctttctcttctttgaaaTATTCTACGTCACCTACCTCTGCTTTGGAAAATACTACACCACCTCTCCCTTATATGGAATATGCTGTGCCACCTGCCATTTGTACGGAAAATACTATGCTGCCTGCCACTTCTGTGGTATATCCTATGCTGCCTGCGCCTGCTTCGGAGCATCCTGCGTCACCTGCCACTTCTACGGAAGATCCTACGGCACCTGCCACTGCTATGGACTGTACTAAACCGCCTGCCTCTTGTATGGACCATACTACACCACCTGGGTCTTCTGTGGAATATACCATGCCGCCTGCCTCCTGTGGCAATATACCATGGCACCTGGATCTTTTTAGAATATACAAAGCAGCCTGGCTCTCTTTGGGCCATACCACTCTGCCTGGCTCACTTTGGAACCTACCACGCCACCTGGCTCATGTTGGCATATGCCACGCCGGCTGGCACTCCTTGGAATGTACCACGGCACCTGGCTGTCTCTGGCATATACCTTGCTACCTGCCTCTCTTCGGAATACACTGCGCTGCCTGGCTTTCTCTGGACGAGAGTGTACTGCCTGGATCTCTTTGGACTAGAGTATGCCACCTGGCTCTCACTGAAACCTGa